In Phreatobacter stygius, a genomic segment contains:
- a CDS encoding helix-turn-helix domain-containing protein, with the protein MSRKIFVGPALRRLREGTRLTQTAFAQRLGLSVSYLNQIENNQRPVTASVLVALGQTFGVDLATFAVDDTDRLVTDLREAAADPMLAESAPGLQDLKRVASDSPAFARAFLRMHQTARRLRERLQAAGDAPLLPPTGEEGEAALLPYEEVRDYFHYVDNYVDDLDRAAEDLAERLGLAAASDRLQVLTGYLASRHGVTVDATANLGDDLMERYEAGPKLVVLDGALDPATRIFLLANRIARLEQADTLAALAEGGRFRSRAASDIARVALANYFAGALMLPYRRFLAAAKETRHDIDLLGRIFGASLEQVCHRLSTLQRPGQKGIPFYFLKVDRAGNVIKRHSATRFQFARFGGACPLWNVHEAFEQTGRTFVQVAEMPDGVRYLSLARAVTKGAAHWRAPVRRYAFGLGCELSYAGDIIYSEGIDLKAEANVAKIGVSCRICERGSCHQRAVPPVDREIRVPSDSRKVVPFDLS; encoded by the coding sequence ATGTCCCGCAAGATTTTTGTTGGTCCCGCGCTCCGCCGTTTGCGCGAGGGCACCCGTCTGACCCAGACCGCCTTCGCCCAGCGCCTCGGTCTTTCCGTGAGCTATCTCAATCAGATCGAGAACAATCAGCGGCCGGTGACCGCCAGCGTTCTGGTCGCGCTCGGGCAGACCTTCGGCGTCGATCTCGCGACATTCGCGGTCGACGACACCGACCGCCTGGTCACCGACCTGCGCGAGGCGGCGGCCGACCCGATGCTCGCGGAAAGCGCGCCGGGTTTGCAGGACCTGAAGCGGGTCGCCTCCGACAGTCCGGCCTTTGCCAGGGCTTTCCTGCGCATGCATCAGACCGCGCGGCGGCTGCGCGAGAGGCTGCAGGCCGCCGGCGATGCGCCGCTCTTGCCGCCAACGGGCGAAGAGGGCGAGGCGGCGCTGCTGCCTTATGAAGAGGTTCGCGACTATTTCCACTATGTCGACAATTATGTCGACGATCTCGACCGGGCTGCCGAAGACCTTGCCGAGCGCCTCGGACTGGCGGCGGCGAGCGATCGGCTGCAGGTGCTGACGGGTTATCTGGCGAGCCGCCATGGCGTCACGGTCGATGCCACCGCCAATCTCGGCGACGACCTGATGGAGCGCTATGAGGCCGGCCCCAAACTGGTGGTGCTCGACGGCGCGCTCGATCCGGCGACCCGCATCTTCCTGCTGGCCAATCGCATCGCCCGACTGGAGCAGGCCGACACGCTGGCGGCCCTTGCCGAAGGCGGCCGGTTCCGGTCGCGCGCCGCCAGCGATATTGCGCGCGTGGCGCTGGCCAATTATTTCGCCGGCGCCCTGATGCTGCCCTATCGGCGTTTCCTGGCGGCAGCCAAGGAGACCCGCCATGATATCGATCTGCTCGGCCGCATTTTCGGGGCGAGCCTGGAACAGGTCTGCCACCGGCTTTCCACCCTGCAGCGGCCGGGCCAGAAGGGCATTCCGTTCTATTTCCTGAAGGTCGACCGGGCCGGCAATGTCATCAAGCGCCATTCGGCGACACGCTTCCAGTTCGCCCGTTTCGGCGGCGCCTGCCCCTTGTGGAACGTCCACGAGGCCTTCGAACAGACCGGCCGGACCTTTGTGCAGGTTGCCGAAATGCCCGATGGCGTGCGTTATCTGTCGCTCGCCCGCGCGGTGACCAAGGGCGCGGCGCATTGGCGCGCGCCGGTCCGGCGTTACGCCTTCGGGCTCGGCTGCGAGCTCTCTTATGCCGGCGACATCATCTATTCCGAAGGCATCGACCTGAAGGCGGAAGCCAATGTCGCCAAGATCGGCGTGTCCTGCCGCATCTGCGAGCGCGGTTCCTGCCACCAGCGCGCCGTGCCGCCGGTGGACCGGGAAATCCGCGTGCCGTCGGACAGCCGCAAGGTCGTGCCCTTCGACCTGAGCTGA
- a CDS encoding response regulator transcription factor has protein sequence MTNLAQSAPRDTLTFAVHHPFPIVAETLDALVRANQPGATAVDYAKADLVIATLETLNGLELTPGTRVAVLVDHADRRPVQDARGRGAIAALPLDLPADHLRAALGAVLAGRNWWPVVANVDPEGQAPASRRLDALSGQQFKVLDLMSRGRLNKQIAYDLGISEGTVKSHVSSILRKLGVERRTQAIATFITTGDMSRGMVRTTIGPVAAHLSRATHAAR, from the coding sequence ATGACGAACCTCGCTCAGTCCGCGCCTCGCGACACGCTCACCTTCGCTGTGCATCATCCCTTTCCGATCGTCGCCGAGACGCTCGACGCGCTGGTGCGCGCCAATCAGCCGGGCGCGACCGCGGTCGATTATGCCAAGGCCGACCTGGTGATCGCGACGCTGGAAACGCTCAACGGCCTGGAGCTGACCCCCGGCACGCGCGTCGCGGTACTGGTCGATCATGCCGACCGTCGTCCGGTCCAGGATGCGCGCGGCCGCGGCGCGATCGCCGCCTTGCCGCTCGATCTGCCCGCCGATCATCTGCGCGCAGCGCTCGGCGCGGTGCTCGCCGGCCGCAACTGGTGGCCGGTGGTCGCCAATGTCGACCCGGAAGGCCAGGCGCCGGCGTCGCGCCGGCTCGACGCCCTGTCCGGCCAGCAGTTCAAGGTGCTGGACCTGATGAGCCGTGGCCGGCTCAACAAACAGATCGCTTATGATCTCGGGATTTCCGAAGGCACGGTGAAATCCCATGTCTCCTCGATCCTGCGCAAGCTCGGCGTCGAGCGGCGCACCCAGGCGATCGCAACCTTCATCACGACAGGCGATATGAGCCGTGGCATGGTCCGCACCACCATCGGGCCGGTGGCGGCCCATTTGTCGCGGGCGACACACGCGGCGCGCTAA
- a CDS encoding YARHG domain-containing protein, whose protein sequence is MKRKVRRAIVAAAVLICSAAPVVAQDYRGWSCRDLWVERNQIYKDAGYCFRTPRAISYFGNGGCSYDRQADVPLSQTQRRIIADVTRAERYMGCVD, encoded by the coding sequence ATGAAGCGGAAGGTCAGGCGGGCGATCGTCGCAGCGGCGGTATTGATCTGTTCAGCCGCGCCAGTCGTGGCGCAGGACTATCGCGGATGGTCGTGTCGCGATCTGTGGGTCGAGCGCAATCAGATCTACAAGGACGCGGGTTATTGCTTCAGGACGCCGCGGGCGATCTCCTATTTTGGCAATGGCGGGTGCAGCTATGACCGCCAGGCCGATGTGCCGCTGTCGCAGACCCAGCGCCGGATCATCGCCGACGTCACCAGGGCGGAGCGCTATATGGGGTGCGTGGACTAA